From one Planktothrix agardhii NIES-204 genomic stretch:
- a CDS encoding transketolase-like protein, with product MSLLFESKQLRKTVLEMAYAGSTVHISCAFSLIEILAVLYRSHLNLGNGKPESPERDYLVLSKGHGVMAQYACMRELGWLTDADIQNYFSNGTILKGLSDAHVPGLEVTSGSLGHGLSVGVGLALAAKRRQTGQRCFAIVGDGEINEGAIWEALMFASHFELDNLLVIVDENGYQAMGKTEEIIRLGHISDKFQSFGFETRDVDGHDEFALDATIRELMEISSNQPRAIVAHTVKGKGISFMEGNNQWHYTRLTPNSYASAISELDNQ from the coding sequence ATGTCATTATTATTTGAATCTAAACAGCTTCGTAAGACTGTTTTAGAAATGGCTTATGCCGGATCAACAGTACATATTTCCTGTGCTTTTTCTCTTATTGAAATTTTAGCTGTTCTTTACCGTTCGCACTTGAATTTAGGAAACGGAAAACCAGAATCACCTGAGCGAGATTATCTTGTGTTGAGCAAGGGTCATGGTGTGATGGCTCAATATGCTTGTATGCGGGAACTAGGTTGGTTAACTGATGCCGATATTCAAAATTACTTTAGCAATGGCACAATTTTAAAAGGCTTGTCAGATGCTCATGTACCTGGACTAGAGGTAACTTCAGGGTCGTTGGGTCATGGACTCTCTGTGGGAGTGGGATTGGCTTTGGCAGCAAAACGCCGGCAGACGGGACAGAGGTGTTTTGCTATTGTGGGAGATGGTGAAATTAATGAAGGGGCGATTTGGGAAGCATTAATGTTTGCATCTCATTTTGAACTTGATAATTTGTTAGTAATTGTTGATGAAAATGGCTACCAAGCAATGGGAAAGACGGAAGAGATTATCAGGTTAGGCCATATCAGCGATAAATTTCAATCTTTTGGGTTTGAAACTCGTGATGTGGATGGCCATGATGAATTTGCTTTGGACGCGACTATTCGAGAGTTAATGGAGATATCATCTAATCAACCCAGAGCCATTGTTGCTCATACAGTTAAGGGAAAAGGTATTTCTTTTATGGAAGGAAATAACCAATGGCACTACACTCGCTTGACTCCTAATAGTTATGCGTCTGCGATTTCTGAGTTAGATAACCAATAA
- a CDS encoding NAD-dependent epimerase/dehydratase, with protein MASNSLAQDLDDILVRTDDLWDELRSQRIFITGGTGFFGCWLLESLIWANDKLGLNAEVVVLTRNYDAFRNKAPHLANHPSIQFIIGDVTSFNFPEGNFSHVIHAATEASAKLNEENPLLMFETIVQGTRHTLEFAKLCQAKKFLLTSSGAVYGKQPSDLTHIPEDYMAAPDLTHAQSAYGEGKRAAEMFCTLYGKQYGFETKIARCFAFVGPYLPLDTHFAIGNFIRDGLQGCPILVNGDGTPYRSYLYAADLAIWLWTILLKGQSCYPYNVGSDFDLSISRIAHLVAQVFQPQVEVIIAQKPLAGKEVERYVPLTNRALLDLGLKSMIGLEDAIKRTILSVISER; from the coding sequence ATGGCTAGTAATTCTTTAGCTCAGGATTTAGATGATATTCTTGTTCGGACTGATGATTTATGGGATGAGTTACGCTCCCAGCGTATTTTTATTACCGGAGGTACAGGTTTCTTTGGTTGTTGGCTACTAGAGAGCTTGATCTGGGCTAATGATAAACTGGGGTTAAACGCGGAAGTTGTAGTTTTGACTAGAAATTATGATGCTTTTAGAAACAAAGCACCACATTTAGCTAACCATCCATCAATTCAGTTTATAATCGGCGATGTTACATCATTTAACTTTCCTGAAGGTAATTTTTCCCATGTAATTCATGCCGCTACGGAAGCCAGTGCCAAACTCAATGAAGAAAATCCTTTATTGATGTTTGAGACAATTGTCCAAGGCACAAGACATACGCTAGAATTTGCTAAACTGTGTCAAGCGAAAAAATTTCTGTTAACCAGTTCAGGAGCCGTGTATGGTAAGCAACCATCTGATCTAACTCATATTCCTGAAGATTATATGGCTGCTCCAGATCTCACCCATGCTCAGTCGGCTTATGGTGAAGGAAAACGTGCGGCTGAAATGTTCTGTACTCTGTATGGTAAACAATATGGTTTTGAGACCAAAATTGCCCGTTGTTTCGCTTTTGTTGGTCCTTATTTGCCTTTAGATACTCATTTCGCGATCGGTAATTTTATTCGTGATGGGCTTCAAGGCTGTCCAATTTTAGTTAATGGTGATGGTACACCTTACCGTTCTTACCTTTACGCCGCCGATTTAGCTATTTGGTTATGGACAATTTTGTTGAAAGGTCAGTCTTGTTATCCCTATAATGTAGGTTCAGATTTTGATCTGTCAATTTCTCGTATCGCTCATTTAGTAGCCCAAGTTTTTCAACCTCAAGTAGAGGTAATCATTGCTCAAAAACCATTAGCAGGCAAAGAGGTTGAACGCTATGTTCCTTTAACTAACCGCGCTTTATTAGACTTGGGGTTAAAATCAATGATTGGCTTAGAGGATGCCATTAAACGAACGATCTTATCGGTTATATCGGAGAGGTAA
- a CDS encoding DegT/DnrJ/EryC1/StrS aminotransferase family enzyme, producing MTQSLPRPASASEQEQTLREQVFAAVKDYYEYKFTHKTFIPGQTYIPASGKVFDDQELVHLVDASLDFWLTTGRYAAEFEQRFAEWMGVKHCLLVNSGSSANLVALSALTSPKLGDKQLKPGDEVITVAAGFPTTVNPIFQNQLVPVFVDVKLPTYDIDIDQLELAVSPRTRAIMIAHTLGNPFNLEAVMAFAEKHDLWLIEDNCDAVGSLYQGKKTGSFGHLATVSFYPAHHITMGEGGAVLTNDTRLKKIVESFRDWGRDCWCAPGVDNTCNKRFGWQLGDLPLGYDHKYTYSHVGYNLKLTDMQAAVGVAQLDKLPEFVTKRQENFNFLYQGLQDLKDILQLPEASLNSQPSWFGFLISVKENAPFTRNELVQYLEEKRIGTRLLFGGNLLRQPLYQGLNYRVVGELKNTDKVMQSAFWMGLFPGLTEEMLEYVVTTIKGFCQR from the coding sequence ATGACTCAATCTTTACCCCGTCCTGCTAGTGCCTCCGAGCAAGAACAAACACTCAGAGAACAAGTTTTTGCTGCGGTCAAAGACTACTACGAATATAAATTTACTCACAAAACCTTTATCCCTGGTCAAACCTATATTCCGGCTTCGGGTAAAGTGTTTGATGATCAAGAACTGGTACATTTAGTTGATGCTTCACTGGATTTCTGGTTAACTACAGGACGCTATGCTGCGGAATTTGAACAACGTTTTGCAGAGTGGATGGGGGTTAAACACTGCTTACTGGTTAACTCCGGGTCTTCTGCTAATTTAGTTGCCTTATCTGCTTTAACATCGCCCAAATTAGGGGATAAGCAACTGAAACCAGGAGATGAAGTAATTACGGTGGCGGCAGGATTTCCTACAACCGTTAACCCGATTTTTCAAAATCAGTTAGTCCCTGTATTTGTGGATGTGAAACTGCCTACTTATGATATTGATATCGATCAATTAGAGTTAGCAGTTTCGCCTCGTACCCGTGCAATTATGATTGCCCATACCTTGGGAAATCCCTTTAATTTGGAAGCGGTGATGGCTTTTGCCGAGAAACATGATTTGTGGTTAATTGAAGATAACTGTGATGCGGTAGGGAGTCTTTATCAAGGCAAAAAAACCGGAAGTTTTGGTCATTTAGCAACGGTCAGTTTTTATCCCGCCCATCATATCACTATGGGTGAGGGAGGCGCGGTTTTAACCAATGATACTCGTCTGAAAAAAATTGTAGAATCCTTTAGAGATTGGGGTCGAGATTGTTGGTGCGCTCCTGGGGTTGACAATACCTGTAATAAACGCTTTGGTTGGCAGTTAGGAGATTTACCTTTGGGCTATGACCACAAATATACTTATTCCCACGTTGGTTATAACTTAAAACTAACTGATATGCAGGCTGCTGTCGGTGTTGCTCAATTGGATAAATTACCGGAATTTGTCACAAAAAGACAAGAAAATTTTAATTTCCTGTATCAAGGTTTACAGGATTTAAAAGATATTTTACAACTTCCAGAAGCCAGCCTAAATTCACAACCCAGTTGGTTTGGATTTTTGATTTCTGTGAAAGAAAATGCCCCCTTTACGCGAAATGAGTTAGTCCAATATTTGGAAGAAAAACGGATTGGTACTAGATTATTATTTGGTGGAAATTTGCTCCGTCAACCCCTCTATCAAGGATTAAATTATCGTGTGGTCGGGGAGTTGAAGAATACAGATAAAGTTATGCAGAGTGCTTTTTGGATGGGTCTATTTCCAGGTTTAACCGAGGAAATGTTAGAATATGTGGTGACAACTATTAAAGGTTTTTGTCAGAGGTAA
- a CDS encoding putative CDP-glucose 4,6-dehydratase has protein sequence MEISQFWRDRSVFVTGGTGLLGSWLVAELVNRGARVTALIRDGVPQSRLYAENWHHQINIVRGCIEDLPTLERAINEYEVDTVFHLAAQTIVGVANREPLATFEANIKGTWNLLEACRRVGGVSRIVVASSDKAYGDQEILPYDETTPLQGEHPYDVSKSCADLICRTYYVSYGLPVCITRCGNFYGGGDLNFNRIVPDTIRSALRDKPVTIRSDGSYIRDYFYVRDGVLAYLHLAEQMDRKEIWGEAFNFSNELQITVLELVQKILALMDKKDLEPIILNQAKNEIKHQYLSAKKAREILNWKPKYSLDECLQETIKWYQDFLRDRLN, from the coding sequence ATGGAAATAAGTCAATTTTGGCGTGATCGCTCTGTGTTTGTCACCGGGGGTACAGGGTTATTAGGAAGTTGGTTAGTAGCGGAGTTAGTGAATCGAGGAGCTAGGGTAACGGCTTTAATCCGTGATGGTGTTCCCCAGTCTCGATTGTATGCGGAAAACTGGCATCATCAAATTAATATTGTTCGGGGTTGTATTGAAGATTTACCGACCCTAGAACGAGCCATTAATGAGTATGAAGTCGATACGGTTTTTCACTTAGCGGCTCAAACTATTGTCGGAGTAGCCAACCGTGAACCCTTAGCCACCTTTGAAGCGAATATTAAAGGAACTTGGAACCTATTAGAAGCCTGTCGTCGTGTGGGGGGAGTCAGTCGAATTGTGGTGGCTTCTAGTGATAAAGCGTATGGCGATCAAGAAATTTTACCCTACGATGAAACCACACCATTACAAGGGGAACACCCCTATGATGTGTCTAAAAGTTGTGCAGATTTGATTTGTCGCACTTATTATGTTAGTTATGGATTGCCAGTTTGTATCACTCGCTGTGGTAATTTTTATGGCGGTGGGGACTTAAATTTTAATCGCATTGTACCCGATACAATTCGTTCAGCATTGCGCGATAAACCCGTTACTATCCGTAGTGATGGCAGTTATATCCGTGATTATTTTTATGTTAGGGATGGGGTATTAGCCTATCTGCATTTAGCCGAACAGATGGACAGAAAAGAAATCTGGGGCGAGGCGTTTAATTTTAGTAATGAACTGCAAATTACCGTGTTAGAATTGGTGCAGAAAATTCTAGCTTTGATGGATAAGAAAGATTTAGAACCTATTATTTTGAATCAGGCTAAAAATGAAATTAAGCATCAATATCTTTCTGCTAAAAAAGCTCGTGAGATATTGAATTGGAAGCCTAAATATTCCCTTGATGAATGTTTACAGGAGACGATAAAATGGTATCAAGATTTTTTACGCGATCGCTTAAATTAA
- a CDS encoding glucose-1-phosphate cytidylyltransferase: MQVVILAGGLGTRLREETEYRPKPLVEVGGRPIIWHIMKLYAHYGFLDFIACLGYRGNMIKEYFLNYEAMNNDFTIALGVPNQIHYLNNHDEQNFRVTLANTGVETQTGGRIKQIEKYIEDDLFMVTYGDGLADVNIGELLSFHKEHGKLATVTTVQPPSRYGIVDIDEREARVLKFGEKIKDNKWVSAGYFVFNRKVFDYLEGGHCILEREPLERLTAEGQLMSYQHHGFFYAMDTFKEYTELNKMWETQQAPWKVWK; this comes from the coding sequence ATGCAAGTTGTAATTTTAGCCGGAGGGCTGGGAACTCGCCTCCGAGAAGAAACGGAATATCGTCCTAAACCATTAGTTGAAGTTGGCGGACGGCCGATTATTTGGCATATTATGAAACTCTATGCTCATTATGGTTTTTTAGACTTTATCGCTTGTTTGGGATATCGGGGAAATATGATCAAGGAATATTTCCTTAATTATGAAGCGATGAACAATGACTTTACCATTGCTTTAGGAGTTCCTAACCAAATTCATTATCTGAATAATCACGACGAGCAGAATTTTCGAGTTACCTTAGCAAATACAGGAGTTGAAACCCAAACCGGAGGACGAATTAAACAGATCGAGAAATATATCGAAGATGATCTATTTATGGTTACTTATGGAGATGGTCTGGCTGATGTCAATATTGGAGAATTACTCAGTTTTCATAAAGAACATGGGAAATTGGCAACCGTCACAACCGTACAACCGCCTTCTCGTTATGGAATTGTGGATATTGATGAACGAGAAGCTAGGGTTTTGAAGTTTGGGGAGAAGATTAAGGATAATAAATGGGTGAGTGCGGGTTATTTTGTCTTTAACCGCAAAGTATTTGATTATTTAGAGGGAGGGCATTGTATATTAGAACGGGAACCTTTAGAGCGTTTAACAGCAGAGGGTCAGTTAATGAGTTATCAGCATCATGGCTTTTTTTATGCGATGGATACCTTTAAAGAATATACTGAACTCAATAAAATGTGGGAAACTCAACAAGCTCCTTGGAAAGTATGGAAATAA
- a CDS encoding TPR repeat-containing protein, with product MTVSIFTEANQFLRTGQLDKAVIAYHQAIDQNPNFYAYYQNLGEALAKRGDWQESVVAYRQAVKLNPGSAGCVYEYGTALLHTGNFDEAVVMLEKAISLNPESSDLHYSLGKALQQQGQPDRALNYFQKALNLNPQFPKLYEQIGDILVAQGKGNEAISYWQNALELGVGGWELYMKLGETRQEQKDLDSAINYYQQAIELNPNSYWLHYKLGTALVTQGKSQEAIAAYKKAIELEPGSAIIHHYLGHTLSALHQWEDAIASYRQALKFAPDAAVIYQHWGDALSAMQQWHEAVEKYRKSVELEPNSLEAQDHLGFALAQLGDIEEAIACYNKALELSPNSDVVNFHLGELLRKGGTPLDLDAAFSYYVRVGEINEYNIEACQKAVELRPHHAQAQLRMGIALSKHGRWQEAIVAYHQAIEIDPLNFWGFHLLGDALSATGQKQEAIAAYQTAIELNPNFSWAYHNLGDRLQEQGEYQEAIAAYRRAKEIEPNVAKFHYDLGDTLAKIGEINEASLCYRRALELES from the coding sequence ATGACGGTAAGCATTTTCACCGAAGCCAACCAATTTCTCAGAACAGGTCAACTGGATAAGGCTGTTATAGCCTATCACCAAGCCATTGATCAGAACCCTAATTTTTATGCTTATTATCAGAATCTCGGAGAAGCTTTAGCTAAAAGAGGAGATTGGCAGGAGTCCGTCGTGGCTTACCGTCAAGCTGTTAAGCTCAATCCTGGCTCGGCTGGCTGTGTGTATGAGTATGGCACCGCCTTACTGCATACGGGGAACTTTGATGAAGCGGTGGTGATGCTAGAAAAAGCTATTAGTCTGAACCCGGAATCATCGGATTTGCATTACAGTTTAGGAAAAGCCCTACAACAACAAGGTCAACCCGACAGAGCCCTAAACTATTTTCAAAAAGCCCTAAATTTAAACCCGCAATTCCCTAAACTTTACGAACAGATTGGCGATATTTTAGTTGCCCAGGGGAAAGGAAACGAAGCTATTAGCTATTGGCAAAATGCCCTAGAATTGGGGGTTGGGGGTTGGGAACTGTACATGAAATTGGGGGAAACCCGGCAAGAGCAAAAAGACCTAGACAGTGCCATTAACTATTATCAACAAGCCATTGAGTTAAACCCTAATTCCTACTGGCTACACTATAAGTTAGGAACAGCTTTAGTTACCCAAGGTAAATCCCAGGAAGCGATCGCAGCTTACAAAAAAGCTATAGAGTTAGAACCAGGGTCAGCAATTATTCATCACTATTTAGGACATACTCTATCTGCTTTGCATCAGTGGGAAGATGCGATCGCCAGTTATCGCCAAGCCCTGAAATTTGCCCCCGACGCTGCTGTAATTTATCAACATTGGGGAGATGCTTTATCGGCTATGCAACAGTGGCATGAAGCCGTTGAAAAATATCGCAAATCTGTTGAATTAGAACCCAACTCCCTAGAAGCTCAAGATCATTTGGGGTTTGCTCTAGCTCAACTGGGAGACATAGAGGAAGCGATCGCTTGCTATAACAAAGCCCTTGAACTCAGCCCCAATTCAGATGTTGTCAACTTCCATTTAGGCGAATTGCTTCGGAAAGGGGGAACTCCTTTGGATTTAGATGCGGCGTTTAGCTACTATGTAAGGGTGGGTGAAATTAATGAATACAATATTGAGGCTTGCCAAAAAGCCGTTGAATTAAGACCCCATCATGCTCAGGCTCAGTTACGCATGGGGATAGCCCTAAGCAAACATGGACGTTGGCAAGAAGCAATTGTCGCTTACCACCAAGCTATAGAAATTGACCCGCTCAATTTTTGGGGGTTTCATTTGTTAGGAGATGCTTTATCAGCTACCGGTCAAAAACAAGAAGCCATTGCAGCCTATCAAACTGCCATAGAATTAAATCCTAATTTTTCTTGGGCTTATCACAATTTAGGTGATCGCTTACAAGAGCAAGGTGAATATCAGGAAGCCATTGCAGCCTATCGTCGTGCCAAGGAGATCGAACCTAATGTCGCTAAATTCCATTACGATTTAGGGGATACCTTAGCGAAGATAGGGGAAATCAATGAAGCCAGTTTATGTTATCGTCGGGCTTTAGAATTAGAAAGTTAG